Sequence from the Euzebya rosea genome:
CCGAGGCGATCCTCGACGGTCCCCGGCGCCGGTCCGGCCCACCGCTCGGGGCGCTGAACCTGCGGTCGGGCCTCGGCAGGGTCGTCGGCGACATGGTCCGCGACCTTGCTGCGGAGCGGGACCACCTGACGGCTCGCCAGTTCGACGCGGTGTGCGACCGAGTGGCCGAGCTGCTGTGCATCCTGGCCGAGGACGCGCCACCGCATCCGTTGGAGGAGGTCGAGGCCGTCGCACGGCGGTTCGTGCGACGCCACGCCGCCGACCCCGACCTGACGGTCGCCTCGCTGGCACGTTCCCTCGGGTGGTCGGTGCGGCAGCTCCAGCTGGCGATGCAGCAGGCAGACACGACTCCCAGCGAGCTGATCCGGGAGGAGCGGCTTCGCCGTGCCCGCGAGATGCTGCGTGCGCCGGGCGGGCGCGCCAACACCTTGGACGTGATCGCCCACGACAGCGGGTTCGCGTCCGCCGATGCGATGCGCCTGGCGTTCAAGCGCCGGTTCGGCGTGTCGCCGAGCGAGGTCCGCGACCCGCGCTGATCCTCAACCGACGTGGCGGATGTTGTCGCTGGATGACGAACGGGGCCAGCCGGAACGTCGTCGGTG
This genomic interval carries:
- a CDS encoding helix-turn-helix domain-containing protein, producing the protein MTVANYTVVRATTDGVATDERADFWTEHVRGYHCRMDIRGVDSRGNATFAAGTIRQATATFQMVEFWSDRVAYVRTPGQVRRFPDANYRFLLPLSGGMAVRAGETETPLEEGVGSLLPGHQPFQLRQGASARGVVLTIPEAILDGPRRRSGPPLGALNLRSGLGRVVGDMVRDLAAERDHLTARQFDAVCDRVAELLCILAEDAPPHPLEEVEAVARRFVRRHAADPDLTVASLARSLGWSVRQLQLAMQQADTTPSELIREERLRRAREMLRAPGGRANTLDVIAHDSGFASADAMRLAFKRRFGVSPSEVRDPR